In Carassius gibelio isolate Cgi1373 ecotype wild population from Czech Republic chromosome A10, carGib1.2-hapl.c, whole genome shotgun sequence, the DNA window GGAGAGTGCTTTCTGGAACGGGTGAGCCATTCTGTGGCAAACATATATACTGCATATGTAAAGACATTACAAAAGATTAAAAGTTACAAGATATAAAGCTACAaaagattttctatttttaaaaataatgctgttttttttttttttttactttctgagcatcagaatcctgaaaaaatgaatcaaggtttccagaaaaaaaacgtttttaacattgataaaaataaacgTTTTAGACTGTGAACTCACAATCACAGCTCaggtaaatgtaatttgttctggTCTGGTTCTGAAGATTCGGTACTGACAGACTAGAAAAATAATAGAGGAAACATCTGGATACTTAAAGCCCATTAAGAGGAATTAATGCTTTTGCAGAAAGAAACTTTCAGGTCTATGAGTGCTACTGCCAGAACAAACCTCGCTCAGATGCCCTCTGGAGGCAATGTTCAGATTCAGCTTTCATCCAGGTATTGTTgtggatatttttttatatcacacAACCATACATTAAAAACTGATAAACATGGCTACAATAAACAACACTAGCAGGTGTTAATAGGGATAGATTGCTAATTTTTGCTAATTTAGAATTCTTTCTTATAGGAGTTAAAAAAAGAAGCTGGATCATAAACTAGGTCTGGACTCATATTTCCTGAAACCTGTTCAACGTTTAACCAAGTACCAGCTTCTTCTGATGGTGCTTAACCAGAACAACCCCCCCACCCcgacacacacactgatgtctactGCACTAAatgctgtctgtctctctgatTAGGAACTATTAAAACACAGCTCAAACTCACAGTATGCATCTGAGATGTAAGGCGCGCTAAATGTCATGCTGGATCTCCTCAAGTCTGTCAATGACTCCATGCATCGAACTGCCATCAGTGGTTATGAGGTGTGGCCAAGAAATGAGGAAGGATAGAGGAggaatattaaaggaatagttcagccaaaaattaacatttgctcAAAAATGGCCTTCCATTAAGTTTGAATGTGCTTCTATTGACATTCCCACATttgctttctttttatttcctTTGTATCTAGGGCGAATTGAGTGTCCTGGGCCGTGTCCTTATGCAGGGGTCTTTCAGTGTCTGGATCAAACATAGGAAAGGGCCAACACGCATGAAGGATATGGCTCGCTTTAAACCAATGCAAAGGCATCTGTTCCTTCATGAAAGAGCTCTGCTTTTCTGCAAGAAGAGAGAGGAGAGTGTAGAGGCACATGATCGGACAACCTCTTACAGCTTCAAACACTGGCTGATGGTGAGAGAGAATATCAACttatttgacatttaaacagTCACTTTGTCAGAACGTATTACTACTTTTGAATGACTGCCAAAGCAGAAAGATACTTTTTGCCGGCAGATTTTGCAATTATGACATCCATCATGCAGCTAACCATTTTTGAGCATGTTGTTGTGTTGCACAAATGCTGAAGTTAAGCACCTCTTTATTGTGCTCCAAAGAGATGGAAAATTTTTTATGAAAGGGATTTTAGGCTTAACTCAAATTCCATTGGCCGTTAAAAAACCCACAAGGTTATGTTTTCTCTGTTTCTTTTGTAGATGAGTGCTGTTGGTATCAGAGAAAATGTCAAAGGGGATGTAAAGAAGTTTGAAATGTGGTATAACGGAAAAGAGGAGGTGTATGTTGTTCAGGTGAGTCATTTTATCAAGGTTAAAACTCCACAGTATGgagtacattaaaaaaagttacaagtGCCTTTGTCATCACTTAATAACGCCTCCTCAATACCTCTTCATTGATggagatattaaaaaaaatatcttgttcACAATGAATGTGAATGTCAAGTGCTGAACATTAAATTTAAGCttttttgcaaaaaagaaaagaaaaaaaaaacactttagagGATTAGCCATTTTTAAGACCACTTTGAAAATGTGGGATTCAAAATCTAATCTAACTGATAATAAGGATTTTAATAAAAGgatttaagaaaatataaaacatttaagtgtATGATGGGTTTAGTTTAAACTTTCTACTAAAATTGTTATGATAATAATATAacgtgtaaataaaaataattaaaaataattaaatgttaaaattatataaaataaaatttgttatataaattaaaatgatttatatttaaaattatatacctgtatattatacatataaattagttatataaaatatattctaaaaatgtgagtaaatattatataaataaaataaaatattaaacaagaaaaaatatggtGGCCTCAGAagtttgtgtgcaaaaaaaataaaaaaataaatttgtattttgtaattgttttatgttGCAGGCTTCAACTGATGTGAAGACTGTATGGCTCACTGAGATCCTCAACAATCAGCAAAAGATTGACAAAGGTTCCATACACTGCATTTCCATTTCTGTTGATATCAGTGCTGAATTCTGAATTGGTGAATCTTAATGTCTTAATTAAATCTTTTGTGTTTAGTGTGTTTCACTTTCTCAGGTGATGCTCACCCGTATTGGTGAGCAGACATTATCTCCTCCCTTGGCCGACAGGTGATCCTCACTGTACTCCCGTAACCCCTCACATTCTTTTTACAATCTCTTCTAGAGTATGgatgtaaaatgtttaaatcaaaattCATATTTGCATATGGAAGGATCTATACAAAAATCAACAGAATTTGTTGAACAGTGTTGCCTTATAAATCACATTCATATAGACTGTATGCTTTGAGCCCATCTACATGATGGATATAGTACAAAATACAAATCAGTACCATTCTGGCATGAAAAACACTCTTGAAGCACACATTCTTGCCATTTCTGAAACCTGCTTGAAACATTTGGATTTtgagaataaaacataaaatgcattatgcatatataaaagaTACAAGcataattttacaataaataataaaagttacatttataattacatttggAAAGTAATTTGCAGCAGATGGTACTTTGTGTTTGTTCTTTcaatttcttagaattttgttgTTCAATGGAACAGGATTGGGATCAATGTCATGTCAACTCTGCtaatattaacgttttttttttctgctgcttAGGTTGTTTTGATGTCCTTCCTCACAGCAAGCTCCAGGAGCCATCTGTCAGCTCTGAGGAGGCCGATTCAGGCCGCGTGAGTCCGGTTTTGACAGAGGCCATTTTAACTGGCATTTAGTCGAGTTGACAGGAGCAGGAAAATTCACTATGCTATGGAACATAATGGTACATGGGATTTTTAATATGTAAGATGTAAATTGAATCTTGTAATGATTTACGACCCATTCGGGGAGAATGTCGTTATGGTTCGGCTGGTTGTGGGTTGCAGGCTGGCCAGGGACATCTCACTCAGTGGACATCAGTCAGGGTTTGGAGGACTGGACCACTGACCTTTCGAACATTTCAGACTCTGATGAAGAAGATGATGTATTGCTTGTAAGCTTGGACATTTAGATATCATTCCCAGTTATTCGGGTGAAACTTCATCAGCATTAAAGGATTTTGATTGTACAGTATAGTCCATATGATGGCTTTGACCTTGTATTAAGCTCAATTGTTTGTTGTCTTTTAGGTTCCTGGAAAGTATAGAGCAATGGAGGACCACTTAAAGTGTGGCAAGGATGATGTAATCATCAAATGTGGTGATGTCATTCATGTGCTAAAGGAGAGTGCTATGGGGCTTTGGTGAgtcacatttcattattcatttgttCTTAAGTGGAGcaaaacatacataaacatagAGGGCAGAGCATTCTGAtatttaaaggggcagttcactcATCCATGAGTAACAGAGGAATAAGTAGTTGGATTCTGATGACCGTATTTTCCGGAAtttaagtcgcactttttttcatagtttagctggtcctgcgacttatagtcaggtgcgacttatttatcaaaattaatttgacatgaaccaagagaaatgaactaagacaaatgaaccaagagaaaatattactgtctcctgccgcgagagggcgctctatgctgctcagtgctcctgtagtctacactgaaaacatagagcgccctctcacggctgtagacggtaatgttttctcttggttcttggttctaaataaatgcgacttatagtccagtgcgacttatatatgttttttccctcatcataaCGTACGTTTATGTGTAGTTTGGGGTAACAAAGGGTTTTATGGGtttgactgaaataataatgaaaaaatacactttaaatcaatgtttcagacaacaacaacaaaacaatcttGCCTAGTTATCAAAATTGCTATAAATGGCACTATGTAACGCTATAATTCCCACAGGCATGTTAACAATTTGACTCGTGGAGGTGAAGGAAAACTCCCTGTTGATACACTGCTGAGAATTCTGGGAGATGCAGATGCAGGTTTTATAAGCCtactaattaaattaatgtttattaaagcaaactgattgtatttatttaaacaaatctgtACTGCTGAAGCTTTTCTTTCTCTAAAGCATTTTGGTGTTGTCTCATAGATACAGGAAATATAAACAACAGGAAGCCCAGCAACACATAAGTACATAAACCACATGTTCACAAAGCTCACACAAAGTGACAACCCTAAAGGCCATTATTGTCATTAAGGACTGTGCCCAGTCACGCCAACCTGAAGCACACAAGCAAACAACAAGTCAGGAAAACAGAGCCGCCTAGTCAAGAGAAAGTTTCCATCTGCCGTCAGTGGGGATTCTGGATTATGCTGCATTTAAAGACAAAAGGAGATTCCTCTCTCTCCTCGAATAAGCCAATGACACTCCTACAATACAGTATGGAAATTAAAGGAGCTTTGCAAAGCACTTACTGATCTACTTCACCCCTGGAAAGTACCATCACCATGCTGTGCCATAACATGatataaaacatgtatttgtgtAGTTAGCACAGTATTtaactgtttaataaaaacaGGAAGGTTTACTGCATGGATGTAAACTGGCTTGAGAGAATAGTAGACTATTTTTTCTCTTCTTGAATGGGTACATTGGTtggacatttatttaaaaagccaTTTTAGTTCTGGAATAGACACCAGTGATACAAATAATGAGGGATAAACTAAACATTAGTATGAAGTTAATGAACCAAAACCTAACATTCCATTTCCAAACTTACCAGGATGACACtatttcctatttttttattactcTGATTTTACTTTGGCACTAGTATTTCTCCaagaaatgtttaaaagaaatatgtgcaagaaaaattatttcagagAGTATGTGAGATTACAACTTGAACAAATCACTTACAAATCGCttacaacttctctatacagctgggttcatcaaccattactccttcgaggacagccagaaacctaggagttgagatggatcatcagttaagcttcacagaccacattgctacaacgccccggtcctgcagatttgcgttatacaacattaggaagattagacccttcctgtcagaacAAGCTACCCAACTTCTTgcccaagctcttgttctctccagactggattattgtaatgctctcctggcgggccttcctgcatgtactgtcaagcctctccaattgatccagaatgcagcagcgagggtcaATGAGCCAACAAAAGATCActttactcctctcctcatcagattACACTCTCTACCAgcagccgctcgcatcaaattcaaggtactgatgcttgcctacaagacgaccactggtaTGTCACCAACatgcctaaactcactggttaaatcttatgtgccctccagaagtttgcgctctgaaagtgaacaacgccttttggtgccatcccaaagaagttcaaaatcactctcacggtccttctcctggactgtggccagctggtggaatgacctcccaatcccaatccaaacagctgagtcttcactcattttcaagaaacatctaaagactaatTTTAGTCGCCAGCACTTAActaactaatactagcacttttccttgttttcttgtcctttcattaaataaacaacaacaacaaaaaaaacctggctatgcgttctatactagactaactgagacttgtcattgcacttgtatactgttgttgttctcttgtttacCTGagtgcttctattgttctcatttgtaagtcgctttggataaacgcatctgctaaatgattaaatgtaaatgttacatttCAATTACTAGTCAGCAATGTGATTGCTTTATAGCTTCACGGTTATGCTTAAAAACATACAGCTCACCCATGAGATGATCTGTGTTTATATTCAAATTCACTTTAAGCCAGATCAAATATGGCTATTCTGGACAATTTAGCAAATGTTCTTAGTCATCAATGTGTTTTTAAATGGGTTTATGGAAGAAACAGCATAATTTATGTGTTcatattttgcttaaaaaaaaaaagttttttttttttttttttaagcacatccATCACATTTGGGTCAG includes these proteins:
- the LOC128021166 gene encoding guanine nucleotide exchange factor DBS-like isoform X2, which produces MEHNGWPGTSHSVDISQGLEDWTTDLSNISDSDEEDDVLLVPGKYRAMEDHLKCGKDDVIIKCGDVIHVLKESAMGLWHVNNLTRGGEGKLPVDTLLRILGDADAGFISLLIKLMFIKAN
- the LOC128021166 gene encoding guanine nucleotide exchange factor DBS-like isoform X1; its protein translation is MSLWFGWLWVAGWPGTSHSVDISQGLEDWTTDLSNISDSDEEDDVLLVPGKYRAMEDHLKCGKDDVIIKCGDVIHVLKESAMGLWHVNNLTRGGEGKLPVDTLLRILGDADADTGNINNRKPSNT